The following coding sequences are from one Myxosarcina sp. GI1 window:
- a CDS encoding AI-2E family transporter — translation MQSGKTTQILMAIIATILVVAALKATRPISMPLAFAFFIVVLVHPLQRWLEGHFPRWLSLILVLLLLLGILGIAGGAISLSAEIIEPKVPEYLDRLQQIVATAKTWASDRGLQLPQFTSQANGASNKLARQAIGGIQTFLSALSLFVLVASLLVLLLIEVSQYRHKVQKAFPTGTGDRLINAVGNTSAKLRRYLLVMTLTSFLTGVLTSIWCFVLGVDLAFVWGLIAFVLNYIPTIGSIIAVIPPVLVALLFDGVSRAIATLVGLAVLQVVMGNFVDPRVQGKSLQLSPFIALVSIVFWGWVWGIPGAILGVPMTISIILFCQEFKVTRGVAIFLGEGKS, via the coding sequence ATGCAATCTGGTAAAACGACCCAAATTTTAATGGCAATCATTGCTACAATTTTGGTCGTGGCGGCTCTCAAAGCAACTCGTCCGATTTCTATGCCGCTAGCATTTGCATTTTTTATTGTAGTTCTAGTGCATCCGCTACAGCGTTGGCTCGAAGGTCACTTTCCTCGCTGGTTGAGTCTAATTTTAGTCTTGTTACTTTTACTGGGAATATTGGGTATAGCTGGCGGAGCAATATCGCTGAGTGCCGAAATTATCGAACCCAAAGTTCCCGAATATCTCGATCGCCTGCAACAAATAGTAGCAACGGCAAAAACCTGGGCTAGCGATCGCGGTTTACAGCTGCCTCAATTTACTTCTCAAGCTAACGGCGCATCCAATAAGTTAGCGAGACAGGCAATTGGCGGAATCCAAACTTTTTTATCGGCACTCAGCTTGTTTGTTCTGGTAGCATCTTTACTCGTATTGCTACTAATAGAAGTCAGTCAGTATCGTCACAAGGTGCAAAAAGCATTTCCTACTGGCACTGGCGATCGCCTGATTAATGCCGTTGGCAATACCAGTGCTAAATTGCGGCGCTATCTTCTAGTTATGACCCTTACCAGTTTTCTGACGGGAGTTCTAACTAGTATTTGGTGCTTTGTTTTGGGGGTCGATCTGGCATTTGTCTGGGGCTTGATTGCTTTTGTTCTTAATTATATTCCTACCATAGGTTCGATTATTGCAGTTATTCCTCCCGTTCTAGTCGCACTTTTGTTTGATGGTGTTAGTCGCGCTATTGCTACTTTAGTAGGGTTGGCGGTACTGCAAGTTGTAATGGGCAATTTTGTCGATCCCAGAGTTCAGGGAAAAAGTTTGCAGCTATCACCGTTTATTGCTTTGGTTTCTATTGTGTTTTGGGGGTGGGTTTGGGGAATTCCTGGTGCTATATTAGGTGTCCCGATGACTATATCGATTATTTTGTTCTGTCAGGAATTTAAAGTAACTCGAGGTGTTGCTATATTTCTAGGTGAAGGCAAAAGTTAG
- the wrbA gene encoding NAD(P)H:quinone oxidoreductase, with translation MAVEKSVKILVVYYSLYGHTLQLAQAVAEGAKSVSNVEVMLRRVEEFEVVKQKAIDGNDAAQKIWEQQQDIRVCSLDDLRAANGVVFGSPTRFGNMSAQIKQLFDSMTKLWLNGEMEGKPAGVFTSTASTHGGQETTLLTMMVPLLHLGMIVMGVPYSVDGMIHNEARGGTPYGPTTIAGGQGELEPKPEDLAIAKALGKRIAEVTVKLQ, from the coding sequence ATGGCAGTTGAAAAATCGGTAAAAATTTTAGTTGTTTACTATTCTTTATACGGTCACACTTTGCAGCTAGCGCAGGCAGTGGCAGAAGGAGCAAAATCTGTTTCTAACGTAGAAGTTATGTTGCGCCGTGTAGAAGAATTTGAAGTGGTCAAACAGAAGGCAATTGATGGTAATGATGCCGCACAAAAGATCTGGGAACAGCAGCAAGATATTCGCGTTTGTTCGCTAGACGATCTACGCGCGGCTAACGGGGTAGTTTTTGGCAGCCCGACTCGCTTTGGCAATATGTCTGCTCAAATAAAGCAGTTGTTTGATTCGATGACCAAGCTATGGCTCAATGGTGAGATGGAAGGTAAACCTGCGGGTGTATTTACTTCAACTGCAAGTACTCACGGCGGTCAAGAAACAACCTTACTGACTATGATGGTTCCCCTGCTACATCTGGGCATGATTGTTATGGGTGTTCCCTATTCAGTTGACGGCATGATTCATAACGAGGCGCGAGGCGGAACTCCTTATGGTCCGACGACAATTGCTGGCGGACAGGGAGAATTAGAACCAAAACCAGAGGATTTAGCAATTGCTAAAGCTTTAGGCAAGCGAATAGCAGAGGTTACAGTCAAGCTTCAATAA
- a CDS encoding hydroxyacid dehydrogenase, whose protein sequence is MKIVIFNVEPWERQTFDRLSEDDHQIEYVDRPLTANNAHQYQDAEIISTFIYSDLHANVLKQLPNLKLIATRSTGFDHIDNEYCEQHDIKVCNVPTYGENTVAEHVFGLLLAISHKLIEASERTRKGDFSLKGLQGFDLRGKTLGVIGTGNIGLCVIEIAKGFRMETVAFDIKPKEELATKLGFRYAPLKEVLATADIITLHLPANPKTENFISTEQFNQMKDGVVLINTSRGTIVNTKALLRALAEEKVAAAGLDVLPEEPTMREEAELLRSVYTQQHDLDTLLADHVLLRLRNVIITPHSAFNTREAVQRIADTTVSNIQAFVKGQPQEVVVG, encoded by the coding sequence ATGAAAATTGTAATTTTTAATGTCGAACCTTGGGAAAGACAGACTTTCGATCGCCTGAGTGAAGACGACCATCAAATCGAGTATGTCGATCGCCCTTTAACCGCTAACAATGCCCATCAATATCAGGATGCAGAAATTATTTCTACATTTATTTACTCCGATCTTCACGCTAATGTATTGAAACAATTGCCCAACTTAAAACTTATCGCTACGCGGTCGACTGGTTTTGACCATATTGACAACGAATACTGCGAACAACACGATATTAAAGTTTGTAATGTCCCTACTTATGGCGAAAACACCGTTGCCGAACACGTATTTGGACTGCTGCTAGCCATTAGTCATAAATTAATCGAGGCTAGCGAACGCACTCGTAAAGGAGATTTTTCGCTCAAAGGATTGCAGGGTTTTGACTTGCGGGGTAAAACTTTAGGAGTTATCGGTACGGGAAATATTGGTTTGTGCGTTATTGAAATTGCCAAAGGCTTTCGGATGGAAACAGTAGCTTTTGACATTAAACCCAAAGAAGAATTGGCTACCAAACTAGGTTTTCGCTATGCACCTTTAAAAGAAGTGTTAGCAACTGCCGATATTATTACCTTGCACCTTCCTGCCAATCCTAAAACCGAAAATTTTATCTCCACCGAACAATTTAACCAAATGAAAGATGGAGTTGTCTTAATTAATACTTCTCGCGGTACTATTGTCAATACCAAGGCTTTGCTACGTGCGCTAGCTGAGGAGAAAGTAGCGGCAGCGGGACTGGATGTGTTGCCAGAAGAACCAACAATGCGAGAAGAAGCAGAACTATTACGCTCGGTTTACACTCAACAGCACGACTTAGATACATTACTTGCCGACCACGTATTGTTACGTTTGAGAAATGTAATTATCACCCCCCACAGTGCTTTTAATACTCGCGAGGCAGTCCAGCGCATTGCCGATACTACCGTTTCAAACATTCAGGCTTTTGTCAAAGGACAACCTCAAGAGGTTGTTGTCGGTTAA